A single window of Rana temporaria chromosome 1, aRanTem1.1, whole genome shotgun sequence DNA harbors:
- the TEX43 gene encoding testis-expressed protein 43 isoform X3, translating into MEIQQKAEDQSSQRQVPENNQQPEAMNSVATITDIKGLVHSHIPEFTRRHPMIPKRYVMPWKQDMVNRKLILRHAGQSGVHTGPQEESLFLENKERLCHGEDRHFIMEKMKMPSQMQHTDLPLHSSLSRYQSYMINQRSRLLGPQY; encoded by the exons ATGGAG ATTCAGCAAAAGGCAGAAGACCAAAGCAGTCAGAGACAAGTACCGGAAAACAACCAGCAACCCGAAGCCATGAACTCTGTAGCGACCATCACCGAcattaaagg ACTAGTTCATTCACACATTCCTGAGTTCACCAGGAGACACCCAATGATTCCTAAACGTTATGTGATGCCCTGGAAACAAGACATGGTCAACAGGAAGCTCATTCTAAGG CATGCAGGTCAATCTGGGGTGCACACAGGTCCCCAGGAAGAGAGCCTGTTTCTGGAGAACAAAGAAAGGTTGTGTCATGGAGAAGATCGTCACTTCATCATGGAGAAGATGAAAATGCCATCACAGATGCAGCACACAGATTTACCACTGCACTCCTCCCTGTCTAGATACCAAAGCTACATGATCAACCAGAGAAGCAGATTGCTGGGACCGCAGTATTAG
- the TEX43 gene encoding testis-expressed protein 43 isoform X2, whose translation MQIQQKAEDQSSQRQVPENNQQPEAMNSVATITDIKGLVHSHIPEFTRRHPMIPKRYVMPWKQDMVNRKLILRHAGQSGVHTGPQEESLFLENKERLCHGEDRHFIMEKMKMPSQMQHTDLPLHSSLSRYQSYMINQRSRLLGPQY comes from the exons ATGCAG ATTCAGCAAAAGGCAGAAGACCAAAGCAGTCAGAGACAAGTACCGGAAAACAACCAGCAACCCGAAGCCATGAACTCTGTAGCGACCATCACCGAcattaaagg ACTAGTTCATTCACACATTCCTGAGTTCACCAGGAGACACCCAATGATTCCTAAACGTTATGTGATGCCCTGGAAACAAGACATGGTCAACAGGAAGCTCATTCTAAGG CATGCAGGTCAATCTGGGGTGCACACAGGTCCCCAGGAAGAGAGCCTGTTTCTGGAGAACAAAGAAAGGTTGTGTCATGGAGAAGATCGTCACTTCATCATGGAGAAGATGAAAATGCCATCACAGATGCAGCACACAGATTTACCACTGCACTCCTCCCTGTCTAGATACCAAAGCTACATGATCAACCAGAGAAGCAGATTGCTGGGACCGCAGTATTAG
- the TEX43 gene encoding testis-expressed protein 43 isoform X1 — MQSQPVLMDVQIQQKAEDQSSQRQVPENNQQPEAMNSVATITDIKGLVHSHIPEFTRRHPMIPKRYVMPWKQDMVNRKLILRHAGQSGVHTGPQEESLFLENKERLCHGEDRHFIMEKMKMPSQMQHTDLPLHSSLSRYQSYMINQRSRLLGPQY; from the exons ATGCAAAGTCAGCCTGTATTAATGGATGTTCAGATTCAGCAAAAGGCAGAAGACCAAAGCAGTCAGAGACAAGTACCGGAAAACAACCAGCAACCCGAAGCCATGAACTCTGTAGCGACCATCACCGAcattaaagg ACTAGTTCATTCACACATTCCTGAGTTCACCAGGAGACACCCAATGATTCCTAAACGTTATGTGATGCCCTGGAAACAAGACATGGTCAACAGGAAGCTCATTCTAAGG CATGCAGGTCAATCTGGGGTGCACACAGGTCCCCAGGAAGAGAGCCTGTTTCTGGAGAACAAAGAAAGGTTGTGTCATGGAGAAGATCGTCACTTCATCATGGAGAAGATGAAAATGCCATCACAGATGCAGCACACAGATTTACCACTGCACTCCTCCCTGTCTAGATACCAAAGCTACATGATCAACCAGAGAAGCAGATTGCTGGGACCGCAGTATTAG